Within Synechococcus sp. NB0720_010, the genomic segment AAATTGCCCGCCGGGTCCGCGCCGGCCCGGGCCGCCACCATGATTTCCCGTCCCAGCCGCGTGAAGACCGCTCCGCGCTTGGCATCCACCACGGCCTTGGTGCGTTTGATTTGGGCCCATCGGCTGTGGCCGGCCATGCGTGATTTCCGAGTGAACTAGCCCGCGGCGTCGAGCACGAGCTTGGGTTGGAGTTGCCCAGGGGAGGCGACCCGGGCCATGCCCGCCAGGTTGCCATCTGGATTCACGACCACAACGGCGTCCTCGACTGCCCAACTGGGGTCACAGTCCTGCAGGCGCCCGCAGCGCCAGCCCGCGAGCCCCTCCTCGTCCAGCCGGTGTAGGGGGAGGTGGCGCAGGACCTCCAGGGGGTTGAGCAGTGCCGGAGGTTCCCCCTCCAGTTGCTCCAGGGTGACGCTTTGCGCCAGGTCAAAGCCCAGGGCTTGGGTCCGCCGCAGGCGCGCCAGGCTGCCCCCGCAGCCCAGGGCCTCGCCGAGGTCTCGGGCCAGGGAGCGGATGTAGGTGCCAGAGCTGCAGTGCACCTCCAGTTCGATCTGCCCTTGGGTTGGATCCCAGCCCAGCAGCTCCAAGCGGTGAATCGTCACCGGGCGGGGGGGCAGCTCAGGGCACTGGCCGGCGCGGGCCAATTTGTAGGCGCGCTCTCCATTGACGTGGACCGCTGAGACCGCCGGAGGTCGCTGTTGAATCGCCCCGCGAAATGGCGCGAGAGCCTCGCCGATGGCCTCTGGGCTGAGGTTGGGCAGGGGGCGCTGCTCCAGGACCTGGCCCTCCAGGTCATCGCTGTCGGTTGTGACCCCCAGTTGGATGACCCCCCGATAGGTCTTGTCGCTCTCCAGATAGGGGAGTAGCCGGGTGGCGGGCCCCAGGGCAATGGGCAGCACACCGGTGACTGCGGGATCCAGGGTCCCTCCATGCCCCACCCGTTTGAGCCCGTAGGCCCTGCGAATCCTTGAGACACAGCTGTGGGAGCTCATCCCTGCGGGCTTGTCCAGTACGAGAAAGCCGCAGGTCAACGCTGGATTGAGGCGAGCACGCCGCAATGGTGCCACCGTGTGGCACAGCTGATGCCCCCCAATGCCCGTGGATGAGGCGCTGCAACAGCGCCGGGAGCTGGCCTTTCTTGTCCTCTCGGGTCTGTTCCTTGGAACGATGGGGATGTTGAACATCCTTGGCCTGACACGCTTCCTGCAGCTCGGTCAGATCGGCTCATGGCCGGTGGTGGTGGCGGTTGGAGCCCTCCCCTATCCGGTGACCTTCCTCTGCACGGACCTGATCAGTGAGATCTGGGGCGAGCAGCGGGCCAATCAGTTGGTCTGGGTGGGCTTGCTGTTGAACGGTTGGATCGTCCTGGTGCTCTGGCTCGGCGGTGTGTTGCCGGGTCTGCCGGGGGCGCCGGAGGAGACGTTTTTTGCCGTTCAGGGCTTGGCCTTTGGTGCGATCGGAGCGTCGATGGCGGCCTACATGGCGGCCCAGTTCACCGATGTCCGCCTGTTTCATTTCTGGAAGCGGCGCACCGGTGGTCGGGCGCTTTGGTTGCGCAACAACGGCTCGACCCTGGTCAGCCAGTTGGTGGATACGACGGCGGTGGTGCTGATCAGCCACTACGCCGCCCACGTCCTTCCGGTGCGCGCGGATCTTCCGGTGGCGCCTCAACTGCTGAGCTTCATTGCCAGTGGCTACCTGTTCAAGGCCCTGGCGGCCTTACTGGACACCCTGCCCTTCTATTGGCTAACGGCCTGGCTGCGCCGCTGGTTGATGGTTCCCGGGGCTGGGGCGGAGTTGGGACCTGAGCAGCGACCTCTACGGTGATCAGCCATGACCGTCACCGCCGCTCTCTCCCTCGATCACTTTCTCTCCGGGGGATTTGATCTACGCCAGCATCTGGCCTCCCATCTCCAGCTCACGGCAGCGGAGCTGGAGCAGCAGTTGCCGATGGCGACCGAGGCCCTGGCCGCTGCCCACCCTGGGGCCTTTGATCCCGAGCAGGCGGGGAGCTTCTACGAGAACGAGGTGGGCCATGCCCATCTGCTGGAGCTCGCGGCTTGGCACCTGAGCAGTGCGGATTACATCGCGGACACCCTGCGCTTGCAGGCCATGTTTGCCAAGGGGCAGGTCCTCGATTTCGGCGGCGGGATTGGCACCCATGCCCTGGCGGCGGCGGCACTGCCTGAGGTCGAGTTGGTCTGGTTCGTCGACCTCAACCCCGCCAATCGCGCTTTCGTGACGGAGCGGGCGGAGCGCTTTGGCTTGACCCACAAGCTGCGTTGTTTCCGCGACCTCGGCGACGCCGCCCTGCCCGAGCGGTTTGACACGGTGGTGTGCCTGGACGTCCTTGAGCACCTCAACGATCCCTCGGCGCAGCTCGAGCAGTTCGCTCAGCGGATGGGGCCGGAGGCGATCGCCCTCCTGAATTGGTATTTCTTCCAGGGGTTCAACGGCGAGTATCCCTTCCACTTCGATGATCCGGCCCTGGTGGAGCGCTTCTTCCGCACCCTCCAGGCCCGCTTCCTGGAGGTGTTCCATCCCTATCTGATCACCACCCGCGCCTACCGCCTGGCCTGAGGCCGGGCCACAAAAAAGCCGGCACCTGGGTGCCGGCTCAATCAACCGTGGTGCTGGGCTTCAGCCGAGGGCCACGTTGATGCGCTTGCGGGTGCGCAGACCGCGCTTGATGGTGTCGAAGCTGACCACACCGTCGACCAGGGCGAAGAGGGTGTCGTCAGCACCGCGGCCGACGTTGTTGCCGGGGAGCACAGAGGTGCCGCGCTGGCGGATCAGGATCGAACCGGCGCTGACGGATTCACCGCCGTAGCGCTTCACGCCAAGACGCTTGGCGTTGGAGTCGCGGCCGTTACGGGTTGAGCCGGTGCCTTTCTTGTGGGCCATGGGGGAGGAAACTCAGGAGTTCAGGTGAAGGATCTGGAGGTTCAGGCCAGTGCTTTGCCGCCGACGCTGATGGACTTGACCATCACGCGGGTGAGCTCCTGACGGTGACCGTTCTTACGGCGGGTCTTCTTCTTAGGGCGCATCTTGTAGACGATGATCTTCTGGCCGCGGCGGTGAGCCATCACCTGCAGCTCAACGGTGGCCCCTTTGACGTAGGGCTGACCCACGTTGGCGGCCTTGCCGTCGTTCACCAGCAGCACGTTCTCGAGGGTGAGGGTGCTGTCGACCTCGGCGTGGATCCGGTTGAGGTCGTAGTAGCGGTTGGGCTGAACCCAGACCTGGGTGCCCGAGGTCTCAACGATGGCGTATGGGCCGGTTTGCGAATCAGTACTCATGACAGAAGGGGCGTGGTCAGGCTGACGGGAGGACGCCGTCATTGGGGCCTGCCACGGCAATTGGAAGACAAACAACGAGTTTCACCGCTCGAGGGCACTCCCGTCAACACTGAGGTCACTTGCCAGGGCTCCAACTCAGGGCCATGACCCAGCCGGCGCTCACTATTGCTTCGCTGCTGTCGGACCCTCGTCTGGTCAAGGCTGCCACCA encodes:
- the truB gene encoding tRNA pseudouridine(55) synthase TruB; this encodes MSSHSCVSRIRRAYGLKRVGHGGTLDPAVTGVLPIALGPATRLLPYLESDKTYRGVIQLGVTTDSDDLEGQVLEQRPLPNLSPEAIGEALAPFRGAIQQRPPAVSAVHVNGERAYKLARAGQCPELPPRPVTIHRLELLGWDPTQGQIELEVHCSSGTYIRSLARDLGEALGCGGSLARLRRTQALGFDLAQSVTLEQLEGEPPALLNPLEVLRHLPLHRLDEEGLAGWRCGRLQDCDPSWAVEDAVVVVNPDGNLAGMARVASPGQLQPKLVLDAAG
- a CDS encoding bifunctional 2-polyprenyl-6-hydroxyphenol methylase/3-demethylubiquinol 3-O-methyltransferase UbiG, whose product is MTVTAALSLDHFLSGGFDLRQHLASHLQLTAAELEQQLPMATEALAAAHPGAFDPEQAGSFYENEVGHAHLLELAAWHLSSADYIADTLRLQAMFAKGQVLDFGGGIGTHALAAAALPEVELVWFVDLNPANRAFVTERAERFGLTHKLRCFRDLGDAALPERFDTVVCLDVLEHLNDPSAQLEQFAQRMGPEAIALLNWYFFQGFNGEYPFHFDDPALVERFFRTLQARFLEVFHPYLITTRAYRLA
- the rplU gene encoding 50S ribosomal protein L21; translation: MSTDSQTGPYAIVETSGTQVWVQPNRYYDLNRIHAEVDSTLTLENVLLVNDGKAANVGQPYVKGATVELQVMAHRRGQKIIVYKMRPKKKTRRKNGHRQELTRVMVKSISVGGKALA
- a CDS encoding queuosine precursor transporter, whose amino-acid sequence is MPVDEALQQRRELAFLVLSGLFLGTMGMLNILGLTRFLQLGQIGSWPVVVAVGALPYPVTFLCTDLISEIWGEQRANQLVWVGLLLNGWIVLVLWLGGVLPGLPGAPEETFFAVQGLAFGAIGASMAAYMAAQFTDVRLFHFWKRRTGGRALWLRNNGSTLVSQLVDTTAVVLISHYAAHVLPVRADLPVAPQLLSFIASGYLFKALAALLDTLPFYWLTAWLRRWLMVPGAGAELGPEQRPLR
- the rpmA gene encoding 50S ribosomal protein L27; amino-acid sequence: MAHKKGTGSTRNGRDSNAKRLGVKRYGGESVSAGSILIRQRGTSVLPGNNVGRGADDTLFALVDGVVSFDTIKRGLRTRKRINVALG